CAAGTTATGAAATTGAGATTGATTAAGAATTACACTTTTCTTTTTGCTTAAGTAAGAATAATGCATTAAATTTGCATCCCTTCAATTAGAATTCTCATCTTTACATTACAAATAAACAAACAATAGTGAAAGAACTCAATACTGTTGCGCCTTTAAAAACAAAGTGCAATACTAAATATATTTTTATTACCGGTGGGGTTGTCTCATCTTTAGGCAAAGGAATAACTTCTGCTTCATTGGGAGTTTTGCTTAAATCTAGAGGTTTAAAGGTTACCATACAAAAATTTGATCCATACATAAATGTTGATCCAGGAACAATGTCACCTTACCAACATGGTGAAGTTTATGTTACTGAAGATGGGGCAGAAACTGATTTGGACTTAGGTCATTATGAGAGATTTTTAAATCAATCAATGACTAAATCAAATAATACAACAACTGGTCAGGTATATTTTGAAGTTATCACTAAAGAACGTCGAGGTGATTATCTAGGTAAAACTGTCCAAGTTATTCCACATATTACTGGTGAGATTGTTCGACGTATGAAATTACTTGGAGATACTGGAGATTATGATGTAATTATTATTGAAGTTGGCGGAACGGTGGGTGATATTGAATCATTACCTTATATGGAATCTGCTCGTCAACTTACTCATAAGTTGGGTCGTGGAAATGCATTACATGTACATTTAACATATATACCTTATATAAAAGCTGCTGGTGAGTTGAAAACCAAACCTACTCAACATTCAGTTAAGTTATTATTAGAGCTTGGGATTCAGCCTGATATTTTAGTATGTAGAAGTGAACAAAAAATTTCTCGTGAAATGAAAGAAAAAATTTCATTATTCTGCAATGTTGATACAACAGCTGTTATTGAAGCTCGAGATGCATCTACTATTTATGAAGTACCTCAAATATATGCTAACCAACATTTTGATGATATTGTATTACATAAACTAAATTTAACTACTCATGATAGAGATTTAAGAGATTGGATTAAGTTAACACATAGAATTAAGAAACCTTCTTTAGGAGTTGTTAAAATTGGAATGTGCGGGAAATATACTCAATACCAAGATGCATATAAATCTATTATTGAGGCTTTTGTTCATGCTGGTGCTGCGAATAATGTAAAAGTTGAGTTAAAATGGATTGATAGTGAAGAGTTGTTATCTTACTCAGATGTAAAACGTGAATTGAAAGATATTAATGGACTTCTAGTTGCTCCTGGATTTGGTTCTAGAGGAGTTGAGGGAAAGATTATGGCAATTCAATATGTAAGGGAAAATAAAATTCCATTCTTTGGAATCTGCTTGGGTATGCAATGTGCAGTTATTGAATTTGCTAGAAATGTTTGTATTATAAAAGATGCTAATTCTGCTGAATTTGTAAAAACTCAGAATCCAGTTATTGATTTTATGCCAGATCAAAAAGCAATTAAAGAAAAAGGTGGAACTATGAGGTTAGGCAGCTTTCCATGCATATTAAAAAAAGGGACTAGATCTCTTAACTCTTACAAAGAACAGTTCATAACAGAAAGACATCGCCATAGATACGAGGTAAATAATGATTTCAGAGAGATTTTAGAAAATAACGATTTAGTTCTAAGTGGCGTCTCTCCAGATGGTAAGCTAGTTGAAATGATTGAGATTGAAGACCATCCTTTTTTTATTGGTTGTCAATTTCATCCAGAACTCAAATCAAGGCTACTATCTCCTCACCCATTGTTCAAGTCTTTTGTTAAAGCATCAATGGATAACAGGGTAAAAAAAATACCATTATCAGTTAGTAAAATTAAAAATATTGTAATTAAAGAAAAACTAAAAAAATCTAAATAATTTTTTAAACAGATTTCAAAAATAATGCACATAACTAAAATAGTTATGTGCTATTTTTCTATCTATTATTTGTATTATATTTTAAATCTTAATTTACTAATTATTTGACTTTTAAAAGTTTAAATGCATGGTTCCAATTATTTGATTTAAATCCTGGAATACACCAAAGTATACAAAGACTTTCAATTGGACCCGCTGCTTGTGATGTACCCATATCTTCAGCATCCCAGCCAAATTGATCTAATATTGATGTAACTTCTTTCTTTGCAATATCATTGTCTCCACAAATAAACATTGTTGGTTTATCCCCTCCAAATTCTGGATTTACCATTAATGCACTACCAACAGAATTAAATGCTTTTACAAAATTTGCTTCAGGATATTTCTCTTGAATATTCCCCATTAATGATCCATTTTTTGGAGTAAAAAAATTTAGAACTCCATCTTTTGGTGGGAATTCAGTTTCATCGATTGGGTTAGTTGTATCAATAATAGTTTTACCTTTTATGTTGCTAATACCCATAATATTAATTGCTTCTTCATTAGCTGAACCTTTTGTTGCAAGCACTATTATGTTACCATGTTTAGCGGCTTCTTCCATACTTCCAGTTTTACCACTATTTTGGTTTTTCCATTCTTCAAGTTTACTAATATCTCTTGAACCTAACATAACATCATAACCATGTTTAATAAAGCCAGTACCTAAAGTTTTTGCCACAACTCCCGATCCTATAATCCCAATTTTTTTCATTTTATTGTGAAGTATAAATTATTGTTTTACATAATAGTAAGACGATTTCTAATTCTAGATATTGTCAAATTTATAAAATCACAAACTCAAAATTTTAACTTAATTATTCAATAAATTCTTCGAATTCATAATGTATAACAAACATATTTCCATATTTTTGCCCCTTGCAAAAATTATAAAAAGATTAATGTAACGCTTATATATTCTAAGTGTTTCAACTCATTTATAAGATATTGATATTTTTTATTATTAAATCGTTTACATTAAATGTTACATACTGAGCTAATTCTAATTCTCGATTTCGGATCTCAATATACTCAATTAATAGCACGTAAAGTACGTGAATGCTGTGTTTACGCTGAAATTCATCCGTACAATATCACCATTGATAAAATTAAATCACTTAAACCGATTGGTATTATTTTTTCTGGAGGACCATCTTCTGTGTATGAAGAAAATGCTCCTCATAGCTCAAATCAGATTTTTGATTTAGGTATTCCTATTTTAGGAATTTGTTATGGATTGCAATTGATAGCTTATCAAAATGAGGGAGAAGTCAACAGATCCTACAAACGTGAATTTGGTCGTGCAGAATTAATTATTGATGACTATGAATGTAAATTATTTAAAGGTCTTCAAAATAACAATACTGTTTGGATGAGTCATGGTGATTCATTAACCAAAATTCCATCAGGATTTACTATAGCTGCTCATTCTGATAACGCACCTATTTGCGTAATTACAAATGCTAAAAAAAATATTTATGGAGTTCAATTTCATCCTGAAGTTCACCATACTCCTAATGGAAAAATGATTTTATACAATTTTGTATTTGAGATTTGTAAAGCAGTTGGAGGATGGAGTGCTAGTGCTTTTATTGAATCTACTATTAAAGATATTCAAGAAAAAGTTGGTGATGGTATGGTTATCTGTGGGCTCTCAGGTGGCGTTGATTCAAGTGTTGCAGCAGTTTTGTTACACAAAGCAATTGGTGACCAATTACTTTGCATTCATATTGATAATGGTGTAATGAGAGAGAACGAATCTAAAAATGTATTAAAATTATTTAAAGATAAATTACACATTCCACTTGAATTTGTTGATGCAAGTAATTTATTTTTATCTAGGCTAGAAGGTATTACAGATCCAGAGAAAAAAAGAAAAATTATAGGAGGAACATTTATTGATGTATTTGAAATAGAAGCTAAAAAATTCTCAAATGCACAGTGGTTAGCTCAAGGAACACTTTATCCAGATGTTATAGAATCAGTTTCTTTTAAGGGTCCTTCTGTAACAATTAAATCTCATCATAATGTTGGAGGATTACCAGAAAGAATGAATTTAAAACTGTTAGAGCCATTTAGAGAATTGTTTAAAGATGAGGTTAGAGCTGTTGGAAGAGAACTTGGTTTGCCAAATGAATTCATTGATAGGCATCCTTTCCCAGGTCCTGGATTGGCTGTAAGAGTACTAGGTGAAGTAACATATGAACGTTGTGAAATTTTAAGAAAAGCTGATGAGATTTTCATTGATGAGTTACATACTTCAAATCAATATTCTGAAATATGGCAAGCTTTCGTTGTTTTGCTTCCAGTTTCAAGTGTTGGTGTTATGGGTGATGAAAGAACTTATGATAATGTTTGTGCAATACGTGCAGTTACAAGTACTGATGGTATGACAGCCGATTGGGCAAGAATACCTTATGATATTCTTGCAAGAGTATCTAATAGAATTATAAATGAAGTTAGAGGGATAAATAGAGTTGTTTATGATATTTCATCTAAACCTCCTGCAACTATTGAATGGGAGTAAATTGTATTTAATATTATTTTTCTTTAATCTAGTGGTATTAAATTTTCTTCAATTTCTATTTTACTTAGATTTTTTCTAATCTCTTCCCATTTAAATAAATAATAGCAGATAACTAAAATTAATACATAACTTAAGATTCCTAAGTAAAATGAATATTGAGGATTAATTTCTATTGCATTAAAAAAACTATTTGTTGGAATTGCAGAATTTTTATAGTTAATTATACTCAATGAGTAAATATTAGATGCTGCGTGCATACCTATTGCTAGTTCTATTCCATTGTCGAATATTGTTAACAAACCAAAGAATATACCTGTAGATATATAACTTAAATAAATGTAAATTGGATTAAATTTAAGTACTTCAGGATTTGCTGAATGTAACAATGCAAAAATTAAAGATTGCAAAATTATACTAGTCCAAACTGATTTTGTAGTTCTAAAAATTCCTTGCATTAAATAACCTCTACATAATAATTCTTCAGCTCCTGCTTGGATTGGAATTAATATCAAAAATGCAAAAAACATTATTACTCTAAAACTTGATAAACCTAAGAATTGATAGTCATCGGGATTAAATAAATAATTAATAATATCTGTCATTATATTAAATGAAAATAAAATTACAAACCCCCAAACAATTCTATTAATTCTTATTTTGTTTGATGTTGATATTATATTTTGCAAAGTGCTTTTATGAATATACTTAAACATCAACTTCAATCCAATTATCCCACCTAAAAAACTAAACACAATTCCAATTAATAAATTTAAACTTTCAATTAGTGGCTTATTTAAAGAAAAACTGCTTACTTCATAATAGTTCATAATGAAATAAAGCGGTAATGCCATTATTACTCCTGAAAATATTAAGTAAGTAATAGTACCTAATAAATACCAACCAGCCTTATTCTTTTGGTATTTTGAATTTGAAATAAAGTTCTCCAATATTGATTTATTGCAATTTTAAAATTTAAAAACGCTTAGCTAATCTTAAAATAAAATTTGGTTTACTATAAATATCTCCCCTAAAATGATATCCCATACTAATTCCTTCACGACCACCAAAACCAATACCAAATGAATATTTTATATCGTTAATGCTAGTAGGTAAACCAGAGAACAAGCTTGAACTAGAACCTGGATTACTTATAAAACAGAAATCATTTGTTAAGATTAAGTTTGTAACATTCCATAAACTAAAAAACATATCAGTTTGGATTAAACCTAATCTAGTTCCACTAAACTCATTTTGATTAAATCCATTTAAAGAACCTATTCCACCAACAGTAAAAGTTTTTTGATTAGGTACATCTCCAAAACCAATTCCGAACCTTCCATGCATTGCAAATGAAATTACGTTTTTAAACAATTCATTTTTATATACAATATCAGTAACAATTATTTTATATTTAATATTATCAGATGTGTTATTCAAATTTATATCATTTAACAATAATTCTATTTCACCTTCA
Above is a window of Chlorobiota bacterium DNA encoding:
- a CDS encoding CPBP family intramembrane metalloprotease, which encodes MENFISNSKYQKNKAGWYLLGTITYLIFSGVIMALPLYFIMNYYEVSSFSLNKPLIESLNLLIGIVFSFLGGIIGLKLMFKYIHKSTLQNIISTSNKIRINRIVWGFVILFSFNIMTDIINYLFNPDDYQFLGLSSFRVIMFFAFLILIPIQAGAEELLCRGYLMQGIFRTTKSVWTSIILQSLIFALLHSANPEVLKFNPIYIYLSYISTGIFFGLLTIFDNGIELAIGMHAASNIYSLSIINYKNSAIPTNSFFNAIEINPQYSFYLGILSYVLILVICYYLFKWEEIRKNLSKIEIEENLIPLD
- the guaA gene encoding glutamine-hydrolyzing GMP synthase is translated as MLHTELILILDFGSQYTQLIARKVRECCVYAEIHPYNITIDKIKSLKPIGIIFSGGPSSVYEENAPHSSNQIFDLGIPILGICYGLQLIAYQNEGEVNRSYKREFGRAELIIDDYECKLFKGLQNNNTVWMSHGDSLTKIPSGFTIAAHSDNAPICVITNAKKNIYGVQFHPEVHHTPNGKMILYNFVFEICKAVGGWSASAFIESTIKDIQEKVGDGMVICGLSGGVDSSVAAVLLHKAIGDQLLCIHIDNGVMRENESKNVLKLFKDKLHIPLEFVDASNLFLSRLEGITDPEKKRKIIGGTFIDVFEIEAKKFSNAQWLAQGTLYPDVIESVSFKGPSVTIKSHHNVGGLPERMNLKLLEPFRELFKDEVRAVGRELGLPNEFIDRHPFPGPGLAVRVLGEVTYERCEILRKADEIFIDELHTSNQYSEIWQAFVVLLPVSSVGVMGDERTYDNVCAIRAVTSTDGMTADWARIPYDILARVSNRIINEVRGINRVVYDISSKPPATIEWE
- a CDS encoding NAD(P)-binding domain-containing protein, with the translated sequence MKKIGIIGSGVVAKTLGTGFIKHGYDVMLGSRDISKLEEWKNQNSGKTGSMEEAAKHGNIIVLATKGSANEEAINIMGISNIKGKTIIDTTNPIDETEFPPKDGVLNFFTPKNGSLMGNIQEKYPEANFVKAFNSVGSALMVNPEFGGDKPTMFICGDNDIAKKEVTSILDQFGWDAEDMGTSQAAGPIESLCILWCIPGFKSNNWNHAFKLLKVK
- a CDS encoding CTP synthase, with protein sequence MKELNTVAPLKTKCNTKYIFITGGVVSSLGKGITSASLGVLLKSRGLKVTIQKFDPYINVDPGTMSPYQHGEVYVTEDGAETDLDLGHYERFLNQSMTKSNNTTTGQVYFEVITKERRGDYLGKTVQVIPHITGEIVRRMKLLGDTGDYDVIIIEVGGTVGDIESLPYMESARQLTHKLGRGNALHVHLTYIPYIKAAGELKTKPTQHSVKLLLELGIQPDILVCRSEQKISREMKEKISLFCNVDTTAVIEARDASTIYEVPQIYANQHFDDIVLHKLNLTTHDRDLRDWIKLTHRIKKPSLGVVKIGMCGKYTQYQDAYKSIIEAFVHAGAANNVKVELKWIDSEELLSYSDVKRELKDINGLLVAPGFGSRGVEGKIMAIQYVRENKIPFFGICLGMQCAVIEFARNVCIIKDANSAEFVKTQNPVIDFMPDQKAIKEKGGTMRLGSFPCILKKGTRSLNSYKEQFITERHRHRYEVNNDFREILENNDLVLSGVSPDGKLVEMIEIEDHPFFIGCQFHPELKSRLLSPHPLFKSFVKASMDNRVKKIPLSVSKIKNIVIKEKLKKSK